A genomic window from Bubalus bubalis isolate 160015118507 breed Murrah chromosome X, NDDB_SH_1, whole genome shotgun sequence includes:
- the EIF1AX gene encoding eukaryotic translation initiation factor 1A, X-chromosomal, whose protein sequence is MPKNKGKGGKNRRRGKNENESEKRELVFKEDGQEYAQVIKMLGNGRLEAMCFDGVKRLCHIRGKLRKKVWINTSDIILVGLRDYQDNKADVILKYNADEARSLKAYGELPEHAKINETDTFGPGDDDEIQFDDIGDDDEDIDDI, encoded by the exons ATGCCTAAGAATAAAG GTAAAGGAGGTAAAAACAGACGCAGAGGCAAGAATGAGAATGAATCTGAAAAGAGAGAGCTGGTGTTCAAAGAAGATGGGCAAG AGTATGCCCAAGTAATCAAAATGTTGGGAAATGGAAGATTGGAAGCGATGTGTTTCGATGGTGTTAAGAGATTGTGCCACATCAGAGGGAAACTGAGAAAGAAG GTCTGGATAAATACCTCAGACATTATATTGGTTGGTCTACGGGACTACCag GATAATAAAGCTGATGTAATCTTAAAATACAATGCAGatgaggctagaagtctgaaggCATATGGCGAGCTTCCAGAACATG ctaaaatcaatgaaactgatACATTTGGTCCTGGAGATGATGATGAAATCCAGTTTGATGACATCGGAGATGATGATGAAGACATTGATGAT atctAA